One genomic window of candidate division WOR-3 bacterium includes the following:
- a CDS encoding branched-chain amino acid ABC transporter permease, which yields MAKSQYPMAGGHRTPSVIPEERGDRRRRLGSGVVATVVVLAAFAVLQTLMALRVVNLYWQQVATLAGIMVISALGLNLVYGYTGQFSLGHAAFYGIGAYASALITRTLGGSVWTLLVGILAGTLLAGVVALAIGLPILRLRSDYLGIATLGFGIIMKVLFDNSDKVIPVLGGSAGMCGIPRLTTFMWVFVLATIAVVVLRNLVFSSVGRALVSVREDELAAEAVGVNTTKYKTMGFVVGCMYAGVAGALYAHLYAYLNPANFDFLKSIDVLLIVVLGGLGSISGTVVAAVAWTFLLEGLRVVLPAAVQDWRMVIYPLMLIVFMLVRPDGVFQGTEFGFLKPRLPGVK from the coding sequence ATGGCTAAGTCACAATACCCAATGGCCGGGGGTCACAGGACACCGAGCGTGATACCAGAGGAGCGAGGCGACAGGCGAAGGCGTCTGGGTTCCGGGGTCGTTGCGACGGTGGTAGTTCTGGCCGCGTTCGCAGTGCTCCAGACACTGATGGCCCTGAGGGTGGTGAACTTGTACTGGCAGCAGGTTGCGACTCTGGCCGGAATCATGGTTATCTCCGCACTTGGGCTCAATCTGGTGTACGGATATACCGGCCAATTCTCGCTCGGCCATGCAGCGTTCTACGGCATCGGCGCCTATGCGTCGGCGCTGATTACCCGGACTCTGGGCGGGAGTGTATGGACGCTTCTGGTCGGCATCTTGGCAGGGACACTTCTGGCCGGTGTAGTAGCACTTGCGATTGGACTGCCGATCCTCAGGCTCCGGTCCGACTACCTCGGGATTGCCACGCTCGGGTTCGGCATCATCATGAAGGTGCTGTTTGACAACTCGGACAAGGTCATTCCAGTTCTCGGTGGCTCAGCCGGCATGTGTGGCATTCCTCGGCTTACGACTTTCATGTGGGTGTTTGTACTTGCGACAATTGCAGTTGTCGTACTCCGAAACCTTGTGTTCTCCAGTGTAGGACGGGCCCTGGTGTCGGTGCGCGAGGATGAGCTTGCGGCCGAGGCGGTCGGCGTGAACACGACGAAGTACAAGACAATGGGTTTCGTAGTCGGCTGCATGTATGCCGGGGTTGCCGGTGCACTGTACGCGCACCTGTATGCCTATCTGAATCCGGCCAATTTCGACTTTCTCAAATCCATTGATGTACTGCTTATTGTCGTCTTGGGCGGACTGGGCAGCATATCCGGGACTGTGGTCGCCGCGGTGGCCTGGACGTTCCTTCTAGAAGGGTTGAGGGTCGTGTTGCCGGCCGCGGTCCAAGACTGGCGTATGGTGATTTACCCGCTGATGCTCATCGTCTTTATGCTGGTCCGGCCGGACGGAGTGTTCCAAGGCACGGAGTTCGGATTCCTGAAGCCAAGGCTACCCGGGGTCAAGTGA